DNA sequence from the Candidatus Coatesbacteria bacterium genome:
GTCGGGATTGCTCGCCCCGCAGGAGGGGCAGATCATGGCGCTCGCGGCGAGGACGGCCGTCAGCAGCAATAACAGGCTACGTTTCATTAGTTGAGTTAGTTGCAGGTACATTACCAGCGTAGCAGATTCGGGGGTGAATTACAGCCTCCTGGTCGGGCTAACAGACACCTCCGCAATCGCCGGCCCTGTAGGGCGGGGGCTCTGTTTCCGCCGTTGTTCTGAGTGAACCGTCATCCAGAACCAGCCCCCCGAGGTATGCGGCTGCAACTAGCGAGGGCGGATCGGCAGGCGGGTATTAGCTGCGATCAGTCGTCGGAGATTGTAGATATAGCTGTGGCCACGTGAAACCTGATCGATAAATTTATTCCAGCGTTTCTTGACAACCTCCTGATTGGTGAAAGAGGCGTTGGCCAGGGTGGTTGCCACTATCTTGTAACTGTCGATGATCCTTTTGCAGACTGTCAGTTTCCTGGCCAGGACCGGTTCCCTGTCCCGTATAGTGTGGATTGTGTCATGATCGAGTTGGGTACTCAGCGCAATGATATAGGTGTTCTCACTCTCAGCGTTATGAAGCACTTCATTGAGGGCCAACTCTGCTTCCTCAAGAGCGTCAAAGGTCGTGTTATAAGCTTGCTCGAGACGGCGTTTTCGTTGTCGACTCTTTTTAATCCGTTCGAAGCCGTAGCCGATCAGTCCACCGATGCAGGTGCTGATCAGGGAGATTATCACTGGATCCATCAGCGCCCTCCTCCCTTGGGTATTAGGTTACCAGTCGATTATCGGGACGCTGTAAATGTGTGTCTACAGACGATGGTCTCCATCCGCTGAGTCGAAGACCCGCCTTGCTATCCCCCGCTTTACCCCTCCAGGCCCGACTGGAATTCTTCCAGTGCTCGAGCAGCCCGAAGACGCGGATCTTGCCACCGCCCCTCCCCCGACCCCGCTTGCCCTTGTGATGGCCGCCGAAGTAGGACTCATCGACTTCTATGTGCTTGTCGAATGTGCCCTTCGAGCTTTTCCAGCTCGGCCCGGCGATCGGCGGCGCTGCGCTCGCGGATTCGCTTGTAGTAACGATAAGACGTCTTGCGGTGGATGCCCAAGTCCTTGGCGACCCGCGCCGCCGGGACGCCGAGCCCGAACAGACGCGCTATCTCACTGAGTTTTTCCGGCGGCGGCTCGTTGCGGCGCCCCTCTGGGGACGATGGTTGAACAGCTTACCGCAACGCTTGCACATATGCCGCCCGTCGGCGCAGCGGTAGTGATAGCGGTAGTTGCCTCCGGGACACCTGACGTGCCGATCCCCTTTTTTATACTTGTTGTGTGGTTTTGGCTCAAATCATCAACTGAGGAGGAACGATGAAAAGGCTACTGATCGCTCTCGTCTCATTGGCGTTTATTGTTTCCGCCGCCACCTTCGAAAGCATTGATGAACTGAAAGATTATGTCTACAGCTACTTTGGTGAAGACGCAACTCTTATATATACTACCACATTTGAAGGAATTCCTATATATCAAGAGCCGACTTATGACTCTAAATCTGTCGGAATGCTTCATCAGTTTGGTATAGCGGAAGCTATTGATTATACAACTAGCAGTTATGCTACTGAAGAATGGTATTACGTCCGCACACTAAGAGGACACGAAGGGTGGGTTAATAATGTACAATTACATCCCAGTGGTGAAGGATATATAACTGTTCTGAAAAATCTAGATGAGGAAGGCTGGGAGATGATAGAAGAGTATGCTATGTCAGGTGGGTATTATACTGATTTGTAGAGCCAGTTGTTCCTGAAGATGCCACAGGGATAGAAACTAAGCTTGTTATTGGTGTGGGCCGACCTGAAGGTCGGCCCCGACTTGTTGGTATTCAACGGTTGTCGACCAACCGCCACAATCACCGGGATGAAAGCCAACGCCATTTCGCGTCGGACCGCTCCAGGGTCCGTTCCACAGGACAGCCGCCCACATTATCATCACGCAACGGTCCTCCATCCCCCGCTTTACCCCTCCAGGCCCGACTGGTATACTTCTAGCGCTTGAGCAGCCCGCTATCGCACAACCCACCAACCGGGAGAATACCCATGCGCACACCCGTCATCGTCGGCGCCGCCCGCACCCCCGTCGGCAAGTTCAACGGCGCCCTGGCCGCCGTCTCCGCTCCCGAGCTGGGAGCCCTGGCCCTCAAGGCCGCCCTGGACCGCGGCGGCGTCGATCCCGCCGCCGTCACCGAAGTCATCATGGGCAACGTCGTCGGCGCCGGCCTCGGCCAGGCCCCGGCCCGCCAGGCGGCCCTCGGAGCGGGCATCCCCCCGAGCAGCGGCGCCCTGACGATCAACAAGGTCTGCGGCTCCGGACTCAAGAGCGTCATGTTGGCCGCCCAGGCCGTCACCCTGGGCGACGAGGACGTCGTGGCCTGCGGCGGGATGGAATCGATGAGCCGGGCGCCCTACGCCCTGTCCAAGATGCGCGCCGGCGCCCGCATGGGCCACCAGAAGGCCCTGGACCTGATGATCCACGACGGCCTGTGGTGCCCCTTCGAGGATCACCACATGGGCAACGCCGGCGAGGTTATCGCCGAGGAATACGGCGTCGGCCGCGAGGAGCAGGACGCCTACGCCGCCCGCAGTCAGCAGAAGGCCCAGGCCGCCATCGAGGCCGGCCGCTTCGCCGACGAGATCGTCCCCGTTGAGATCCCCCAGCGCAAGGGCGACCCCGTCGTCATCGATACCGACGAGCAGCCGCGCTTCGACACCACGGCGCAGAAGCTGGCCAAACTGCGCCCCGCCTTCAAACGCGACGGCACCGTCACCGCCGGTAACGCCCCCAGCGTCAACGACGGCGCCGCCGCCGTCATCGTCACCTACGAAAAACTGGCCAGGAAAAAGGGCTGGCCGATCCTGGCGCGCATCAAGGGCCACGCCACCGGCGGCACCGACCCCCTCCATGTCCTGCTGGCCCCCCTCGAGGCCGTGCCCAAGCTCAACGCCAAGCTCGGCCTCACCAACGACGATTACGGCCTGATCGAACTCAACGAGGCCTTCAGCGTCCAGAGCATCGTCACCATCCGCGAGCTGGGCTGGAACGAGGATCAGGTCAACGTCAACGGCGGCGCCGTGGC
Encoded proteins:
- a CDS encoding acetyl-CoA C-acyltransferase, which encodes MRTPVIVGAARTPVGKFNGALAAVSAPELGALALKAALDRGGVDPAAVTEVIMGNVVGAGLGQAPARQAALGAGIPPSSGALTINKVCGSGLKSVMLAAQAVTLGDEDVVACGGMESMSRAPYALSKMRAGARMGHQKALDLMIHDGLWCPFEDHHMGNAGEVIAEEYGVGREEQDAYAARSQQKAQAAIEAGRFADEIVPVEIPQRKGDPVVIDTDEQPRFDTTAQKLAKLRPAFKRDGTVTAGNAPSVNDGAAAVIVTYEKLARKKGWPILARIKGHATGGTDPLHVLLAPLEAVPKLNAKLGLTNDDYGLIELNEAFSVQSIVTIRELGWNEDQVNVNGGAVALGHPIGASGARILVTLLYEMTRRDDKLGLAALCLGGGNAVALAVERP